From a single Candidatus Brevundimonas phytovorans genomic region:
- the leuB gene encoding 3-isopropylmalate dehydrogenase, whose translation MADASDRPFKLLVLPGDGIGPEIIRETLRVVDWARNAGLRIELSEGLAGGASIDAVGAPISEDVVAQALASDAVLFGAVGGPKWDHLPRAQRPEMGILRLRQALDLYANLRPAVCFDELLDASALKPELIRGLDILIVREATAGVYFSLPRANEISPDGQRRAYDTQAYTEAEIARVCRTAFEIARGRQRRLCSVDKANVMETGALWRTVATEVAADYPDVELTHMYADNCAMQLVRRPAQFDVIVTDNLFGDILSDAAAALTGSLGLLPSASLSGLENPGRSRALYEPIHGSAPDIAGQGIANPIGTILSFALCLRHSFDRTDLADRLERAVRRVVAQGVRTPDIAEAGVAPVSTIQMTDAVLAALDAVPQ comes from the coding sequence GTGGCCGATGCATCTGACCGCCCGTTCAAGCTGCTGGTCCTGCCGGGCGACGGCATCGGGCCGGAGATCATCCGCGAGACCCTGCGCGTCGTCGACTGGGCCCGGAACGCCGGGCTGCGGATTGAACTGAGCGAGGGACTGGCGGGCGGCGCCAGCATCGACGCCGTGGGCGCGCCCATCAGCGAGGATGTGGTGGCTCAGGCCCTGGCCTCCGACGCCGTCCTGTTCGGCGCCGTCGGCGGGCCGAAGTGGGACCACCTGCCCCGCGCTCAACGGCCCGAGATGGGCATTCTGCGGCTGCGTCAGGCGCTGGACCTCTACGCCAACCTGCGCCCCGCCGTCTGTTTCGACGAACTGCTGGACGCCTCGGCGTTGAAGCCGGAACTGATCCGGGGCCTCGACATCCTGATCGTGCGCGAGGCCACCGCAGGCGTCTATTTCAGCCTGCCCCGCGCCAACGAGATCAGCCCTGACGGCCAGCGCCGCGCCTATGACACCCAGGCCTATACCGAGGCCGAGATCGCCCGCGTCTGCCGCACGGCCTTCGAGATCGCGCGCGGTCGCCAGCGCCGCCTCTGCTCGGTGGACAAGGCCAATGTCATGGAGACCGGCGCCCTGTGGCGCACTGTGGCGACCGAGGTCGCCGCCGACTATCCCGATGTGGAACTGACCCACATGTATGCCGACAACTGCGCCATGCAGTTGGTGCGCCGCCCGGCCCAGTTCGACGTCATCGTCACCGACAACCTGTTCGGCGACATCCTGTCGGACGCGGCGGCGGCCCTGACCGGGTCGCTGGGCCTGCTGCCCTCGGCCTCGCTGTCGGGGCTGGAAAACCCCGGCCGCAGCCGCGCCCTCTATGAGCCGATCCACGGTTCGGCGCCGGACATTGCGGGCCAAGGCATCGCCAATCCGATCGGGACCATCCTGTCCTTCGCCCTGTGCCTGCGTCACTCCTTCGACCGTACCGATCTGGCCGACCGACTGGAGCGCGCCGTGCGCCGCGTTGTGGCCCAGGGCGTTCGCACCCCGGATATCGCAGAGGCGGGCGTCGCCCCCGTCTCGACCATCCAGATGACCGACGCGGTGCTGGCCGCGTTGGACGCCGTTCCCCAGTGA
- a CDS encoding SDR family oxidoreductase: MEGNRSKRLEGKRAIVTGGASGFGAGIARRFAEEGARVIVADLNGDAARALAAELGDEALGVKVDVASAADVTTLAEAANRLLGGVDIVVNNAGVGHRPQPLDELSDEMFDRIANVNMRSIYLMSKAFVPVMKAQGSGAILNIASTGGVSPRPNLTWYNASKGWVITATRAMAVELAPFQIRVNALNPVAGETPLLKTFMGEDTPEVRAKFLASIPIGRFSTPEDMGAAAAFLCSDDASMITGVAMEVDGGRCI; the protein is encoded by the coding sequence TTGGAGGGGAACAGATCGAAGCGGCTGGAGGGCAAGCGAGCGATCGTCACGGGGGGAGCCTCCGGCTTCGGCGCCGGCATCGCGCGCCGCTTCGCCGAGGAAGGCGCCCGCGTCATCGTCGCCGACCTGAACGGGGACGCGGCCCGCGCCCTGGCCGCTGAACTCGGCGACGAAGCTCTGGGCGTGAAAGTGGACGTGGCCAGCGCCGCTGACGTGACCACTCTGGCCGAGGCGGCGAACCGTCTGCTGGGCGGCGTCGATATCGTGGTCAACAACGCCGGGGTCGGCCACAGGCCCCAGCCGCTGGACGAACTGTCGGACGAGATGTTCGACCGCATCGCCAACGTCAATATGCGCTCCATCTATCTGATGTCTAAGGCCTTCGTACCGGTAATGAAGGCGCAAGGCTCCGGCGCCATCCTGAACATCGCCTCGACCGGCGGGGTCAGCCCGCGCCCCAATCTGACCTGGTATAACGCCTCGAAAGGCTGGGTCATCACGGCGACGCGGGCGATGGCGGTCGAACTGGCGCCCTTCCAGATCCGGGTGAACGCCCTGAACCCGGTGGCGGGCGAGACGCCTCTGCTGAAGACCTTCATGGGAGAGGACACGCCCGAGGTCCGGGCGAAATTCCTGGCCTCCATCCCCATCGGCCGCTTCTCGACGCCCGAGGACATGGGCGCCGCCGCCGCCTTCCTCTGCTCCGACGACGCGTCGATGATCACCGGCGTGGCCATGGAGGTGGACGGTGGCCGATGCATCTGA
- a CDS encoding aldehyde dehydrogenase family protein yields the protein MVAPFPTDQVFIGGRWRAASGGQTLAIENPSNGETLGVLAAGVAADIDAAVEAARAALVGPWGRMTAVERGRVLARMGREVEARIDLLAELEALDVGKPLKQARNDVVALARYLEFYAGAADKLHGETIPFLDGYTVYTLREPHGVTGHIIPWNYPMQIIGRSVVAALAVGNAAVLKPAEQASLTALAFAHIAADCGLPAGALNVVTGTGAEAGAALAAHPGINHLSFTGSTGVGVAIQQAAAVNAVPVTLELGGKSPQLVFDDADLDKALPFLVNAGVQNAGQTCSAGSRILVQRGVYDEVVRRMGERFRALTVGPAMDDRDVGPLVSKKQQAMVERYIERGRADGLIAAQATLQDLPEGGAYVAPTLFAGVAPDHPLAQEEIFGPAVVVIPFDTEQDAIAIANGTDYGLVAGVWTADGGRQMRLAKRLRAGQVFINNYGAAGGVELPFGGVGKSGHGREKGFEALYAFTTLKTVAAHHG from the coding sequence ATGGTCGCGCCCTTCCCCACGGATCAGGTCTTTATCGGCGGCCGGTGGCGGGCGGCGAGCGGCGGTCAGACCCTGGCCATTGAGAACCCTTCAAACGGCGAGACCCTGGGTGTGCTGGCGGCGGGCGTAGCTGCGGACATCGACGCGGCGGTCGAGGCCGCGCGCGCGGCGCTGGTTGGGCCCTGGGGCCGCATGACGGCAGTCGAGCGCGGGCGGGTGCTGGCGCGCATGGGCCGCGAAGTCGAAGCCCGCATCGACCTGCTGGCCGAGCTTGAGGCGCTGGATGTCGGCAAGCCCCTGAAACAGGCGCGCAACGATGTCGTCGCCCTGGCGCGATATCTGGAGTTCTACGCCGGGGCGGCGGACAAGCTGCACGGCGAGACCATTCCCTTCCTCGACGGCTACACGGTCTACACCCTGCGCGAGCCGCACGGGGTGACGGGTCACATCATCCCCTGGAACTATCCGATGCAGATCATCGGCCGGTCGGTGGTGGCGGCGCTGGCGGTCGGCAATGCGGCGGTGCTGAAGCCCGCCGAGCAGGCCTCGCTGACGGCTCTGGCCTTTGCTCACATCGCCGCCGACTGCGGTCTGCCTGCGGGCGCGCTGAACGTCGTGACTGGCACGGGGGCCGAGGCCGGCGCGGCGCTGGCGGCTCATCCAGGCATCAACCACCTATCCTTCACCGGCTCGACCGGCGTCGGCGTGGCCATCCAGCAGGCGGCGGCGGTCAACGCCGTGCCGGTGACGCTGGAGCTGGGCGGCAAGTCGCCGCAACTGGTGTTTGATGACGCCGATCTGGACAAGGCCCTGCCATTCTTGGTCAACGCGGGCGTCCAGAATGCGGGCCAGACCTGTTCGGCGGGATCGCGCATCCTGGTCCAGCGCGGCGTCTATGACGAGGTGGTGCGCCGCATGGGCGAGCGTTTCCGCGCCCTGACCGTCGGCCCGGCCATGGACGACCGCGACGTCGGCCCTCTGGTGTCGAAGAAGCAGCAGGCCATGGTCGAGCGTTATATCGAAAGGGGCCGCGCCGACGGCCTGATCGCGGCGCAGGCGACGCTGCAGGACCTGCCGGAAGGCGGCGCCTATGTGGCCCCCACCCTGTTCGCCGGGGTCGCGCCCGATCACCCGCTGGCGCAGGAAGAGATCTTCGGCCCCGCCGTCGTCGTCATCCCCTTCGACACCGAGCAGGACGCGATCGCCATCGCCAACGGCACCGATTACGGCCTGGTCGCCGGGGTCTGGACCGCCGACGGCGGACGGCAGATGCGGCTGGCGAAACGGCTGCGGGCCGGACAGGTCTTCATCAACAATTACGGCGCGGCGGGCGGGGTCGAACTGCCCTTCGGCGGCGTCGGCAAGTCGGGCCACGGTCGCGAGAAGGGGTTCGAGGCGCTCTACGCCTTCACCACGCTCAAGACCGTCGCGGCCCATCACGGATAG
- a CDS encoding NAD regulator, with the protein MAQGGAAQGTEQGVRIGLSAVVIALRAGQAVVLTTHAADGAPALPFGPFDPARDRTFELALRAFVTQQTGFPLGFVEQLYTFGDAGRASPRATPGPERAREVSVGYLALTADAPEAPGLDAAWTPVFDIFPWEDWRDGPPAVMQTLAPALRAWADGDARRLGRAETLFALTPDRRWNEERVLERYELLYEAGLVAESARDHDRPAPPLLPDLPMASDHRRIVATALGRLRSKLKYRPVLFDLTPDTFTLSALQAAAEAVAGLSLHKQNFRRGVERAGLVKATGVFSSDTGGRPAELFRFVGADPLGGPAPGLTLPGQR; encoded by the coding sequence ATGGCGCAAGGGGGAGCGGCACAAGGCACTGAACAGGGCGTGCGCATCGGTCTGTCGGCCGTGGTCATCGCCCTGCGCGCCGGTCAGGCCGTGGTCCTGACCACCCACGCTGCGGACGGCGCCCCAGCCCTGCCCTTCGGCCCGTTCGATCCGGCGCGTGACCGCACTTTCGAACTGGCCCTGCGCGCCTTCGTGACCCAGCAGACCGGCTTTCCGCTGGGCTTTGTCGAGCAGCTCTACACCTTCGGGGATGCGGGCCGCGCCTCGCCGCGCGCCACGCCCGGCCCTGAGCGCGCGCGCGAGGTCTCGGTCGGCTATCTGGCCCTGACCGCCGACGCGCCCGAGGCCCCCGGCCTGGACGCCGCCTGGACGCCCGTCTTCGACATCTTCCCGTGGGAGGACTGGCGCGACGGTCCGCCCGCCGTGATGCAGACGCTGGCGCCGGCCCTGCGCGCCTGGGCCGACGGCGACGCCCGCCGCCTGGGCCGCGCCGAGACCCTGTTCGCCCTGACCCCGGACCGTCGCTGGAACGAAGAGCGGGTGCTGGAACGCTATGAGCTGCTCTACGAGGCCGGACTGGTCGCCGAGTCGGCCCGCGACCATGACCGCCCGGCGCCGCCGCTCCTTCCCGATCTGCCGATGGCCTCCGACCACCGCCGCATCGTCGCCACCGCGCTCGGCCGTCTGCGCTCCAAGCTGAAGTACCGCCCGGTCCTGTTCGACCTGACCCCCGACACCTTCACCCTGTCCGCGCTACAGGCCGCCGCCGAGGCCGTCGCAGGACTGTCCTTGCACAAGCAGAACTTCCGTCGCGGCGTCGAACGCGCCGGTCTGGTCAAGGCCACAGGCGTGTTCTCCAGCGACACCGGCGGCCGTCCGGCAGAGCTTTTCCGCTTCGTCGGCGCCGATCCTCTGGGCGGTCCCGCACCCGGCCTGACCCTGCCCGGACAGCGCTGA
- a CDS encoding HD family hydrolase: protein MLSGRRLDLLDPSPFDIEIEDIAHGLARVARWNGQTIGEHAFSVAQHSLVVEEIAAHIRPGLEPKWRLAALLHDASEYVIGDMISPFKSALGAGYKDFEARLEAAIHVRFQLPPKTPQTIKVLIKKADRACAFYEATQLAGFNKRESLQIFGAPPAGYDLIIDPLPASVAQQRYLDRYRVLAEAVGILPGADAWHTE from the coding sequence ATGCTGTCCGGCCGTCGCCTGGACCTGCTCGATCCGTCGCCCTTCGACATCGAGATCGAGGACATCGCTCACGGCCTGGCCCGCGTCGCCCGCTGGAACGGCCAGACGATCGGCGAGCACGCCTTCTCGGTCGCCCAGCACTCGCTGGTGGTCGAAGAGATCGCCGCCCACATCCGCCCGGGTCTTGAGCCCAAGTGGCGCCTGGCCGCCCTGCTGCACGACGCCTCGGAATACGTCATCGGCGACATGATCTCGCCGTTCAAGTCGGCGCTCGGCGCCGGCTACAAGGACTTCGAGGCCCGGCTGGAGGCCGCCATCCACGTCCGCTTCCAGTTGCCGCCCAAGACGCCGCAGACCATCAAGGTCCTGATCAAGAAGGCCGACCGCGCCTGCGCCTTCTATGAGGCGACGCAGCTGGCCGGCTTCAACAAGCGCGAGTCGCTACAGATCTTCGGCGCCCCGCCCGCCGGTTACGACCTGATCATCGACCCCCTGCCCGCCTCGGTGGCGCAGCAACGCTATCTGGACCGCTACCGCGTTCTGGCCGAAGCTGTCGGCATCCTGCCCGGCGCCGACGCCTGGCACACGGAATAA
- a CDS encoding methyltransferase type 11, with product MHHLLWPVCALALMTAGCDNGGTVRITSTSSGKDAAGVLKVVDALQCPQTQGVLTRKGSAQADGTTCIYSGPRGSEVTLQLVSLNGGSTDSVLKGFENRLSADLPEAMAEARADEARARADAERAEAEAARAEAEAERAGQNAERAAAMAGAASADSAHISAPGVRIDAQGDKATVRLPGMHIDADGDRANIRIGGLTIRADDRNGQVKVRSSPSSSESVTIDAGDSGARIRTVTPGEAVRATFLMTADQSSRTGWRVVGYEARGPAGGPIVVATVRGKDRNENRVFEAAKALVTLNVGD from the coding sequence ATGCATCACCTCCTCTGGCCCGTCTGCGCGCTCGCCTTGATGACCGCCGGTTGCGACAACGGCGGCACGGTGCGCATCACCTCGACCTCGTCCGGCAAGGATGCGGCGGGGGTGCTCAAGGTGGTCGACGCCCTGCAATGCCCGCAGACGCAAGGCGTTCTGACCCGCAAGGGCTCGGCCCAGGCGGACGGCACCACCTGCATCTACAGCGGCCCGCGCGGCTCCGAAGTCACGCTGCAACTGGTGAGCCTGAACGGCGGCTCGACGGACAGCGTGCTCAAGGGATTCGAGAACCGCCTCAGCGCCGACCTGCCCGAAGCCATGGCCGAGGCGCGCGCCGATGAAGCCCGCGCCCGCGCCGATGCGGAACGCGCGGAGGCCGAGGCCGCCCGCGCCGAGGCCGAGGCCGAACGTGCCGGTCAGAATGCCGAACGCGCCGCCGCGATGGCCGGCGCCGCCTCCGCGGACTCCGCCCACATCAGCGCCCCAGGCGTGCGCATCGACGCCCAGGGCGACAAGGCCACCGTTCGTCTGCCCGGCATGCATATCGACGCCGACGGCGACCGCGCCAACATCAGGATCGGCGGCCTGACCATCCGCGCCGACGACAGGAACGGCCAGGTCAAGGTCCGCTCCAGTCCGTCCTCGAGCGAATCCGTGACCATCGACGCCGGCGACAGCGGCGCCCGCATCCGCACCGTCACCCCGGGCGAGGCTGTGCGCGCCACCTTCCTGATGACCGCCGATCAGTCCTCGCGCACCGGCTGGCGCGTGGTCGGCTATGAGGCGCGCGGCCCCGCCGGCGGCCCCATCGTCGTCGCCACCGTGCGCGGCAAGGATCGCAACGAAAACCGTGTGTTCGAGGCCGCCAAGGCCTTGGTGACGCTGAACGTCGGGGATTAA
- a CDS encoding MoxR family ATPase, translating to MSRFEGTSDYIATDDLKIAVNAAVALERPLLIKGEPGTGKTVLAYELARALNAPLITWHVKSTTKAHNGLYEYDAVSRLRDSQLGDERVHDVRNYLKKGKLWEAFTAPARPVLLIDEIDKADIEFPNDLLQELDRMEFYVQEIDETIRAEVRPVVIITSNNEKELPDAFLRRCFFHYIRFPDAETMQDIVEVHFPGIKPRLVAEALKTFYEIRDTPGLKKKPSTSELLDWLKLLLVDDVSPETLREKTPGKLIPPLHGALLKNEQDVHLFERLAFLNRREGSRPGS from the coding sequence ATGAGCCGGTTCGAAGGCACGTCCGACTATATCGCCACCGACGATCTGAAGATCGCGGTCAATGCGGCGGTGGCGCTGGAGCGACCGTTGCTGATCAAGGGCGAGCCGGGCACCGGCAAGACGGTTCTGGCCTATGAGCTGGCCCGCGCGCTGAACGCGCCGCTGATCACCTGGCACGTCAAGTCGACGACCAAGGCCCACAACGGCCTTTATGAATACGACGCCGTCAGCCGCCTGCGCGACAGCCAGCTGGGCGACGAGCGCGTCCATGACGTCCGCAACTATCTGAAGAAGGGCAAGCTGTGGGAGGCCTTCACCGCCCCGGCCCGCCCCGTCCTGCTGATCGACGAGATCGACAAGGCCGACATCGAGTTCCCCAACGACCTGTTGCAGGAACTCGACCGCATGGAGTTCTACGTCCAGGAGATTGACGAGACGATCCGCGCCGAGGTTCGGCCCGTCGTGATCATCACCTCGAATAATGAAAAGGAACTGCCGGACGCCTTCCTGCGCCGCTGCTTCTTTCACTACATCCGCTTCCCCGACGCCGAGACCATGCAGGACATCGTCGAGGTCCACTTCCCCGGCATCAAGCCGCGCCTGGTCGCCGAGGCGCTGAAGACCTTCTACGAAATCCGCGACACGCCAGGTCTGAAGAAGAAGCCCTCGACCTCGGAACTTCTGGACTGGCTGAAGCTGCTGCTGGTCGACGATGTCTCGCCGGAGACCCTGCGCGAAAAGACGCCCGGCAAGCTGATCCCGCCCCTGCACGGCGCCCTGCTGAAGAACGAGCAGGACGTGCACCTGTTCGAGCGACTGGCCTTCCTGAACCGCCGCGAAGGCAGCCGCCCCGGATCTTGA
- the flbT gene encoding flagellar biosynthesis repressor FlbT — translation MPLKLSLKPGEKFVLNGAVVQNGDRRGVLVLQNKASVLREKDIMQPEDVTTPARRIYFPVMMMYLDENEAPKFYDEFALRLTEFMGAVRNPDILTECVSCSKHVLARQYYKALMGARKIVDYEDQRLGNVASSVQDGGDAG, via the coding sequence TTGCCGCTGAAACTATCGCTCAAGCCCGGCGAAAAATTCGTCCTGAACGGCGCTGTCGTCCAGAACGGCGACCGGCGCGGCGTCCTGGTCCTTCAGAACAAGGCCAGCGTCCTGCGCGAAAAGGACATCATGCAGCCCGAGGACGTCACCACGCCCGCGCGCCGCATCTATTTCCCCGTCATGATGATGTATCTCGACGAGAACGAAGCTCCTAAATTCTATGATGAATTTGCTTTGCGCCTGACGGAGTTCATGGGGGCGGTTCGCAACCCGGATATCCTGACGGAATGCGTTTCCTGCTCCAAGCATGTGCTGGCGCGGCAGTACTACAAGGCCCTGATGGGCGCCCGTAAGATCGTCGATTACGAAGACCAAAGGCTCGGCAATGTCGCTTCAAGCGTACAAGACGGCGGCGACGCGGGCTGA
- the flaF gene encoding flagellar biosynthesis regulator FlaF, whose translation MSLQAYKTAATRAESPREMEYRLFGQVTRALMHAATVDKSDITTRIDAIDWNRRLWSTLSTSCSEPSNAMPQALRAQIISLDLFIGRHSSAVMRGEGDFETLIDINRMVMQGLAPPAQAA comes from the coding sequence ATGTCGCTTCAAGCGTACAAGACGGCGGCGACGCGGGCTGAATCACCGCGCGAAATGGAATACCGGCTGTTCGGCCAGGTGACGCGCGCCCTGATGCACGCGGCCACGGTCGACAAGTCGGACATCACCACGCGGATCGACGCGATCGACTGGAACCGCAGGCTCTGGTCGACCCTGTCGACGTCGTGCAGCGAACCCTCGAACGCCATGCCGCAGGCGCTGCGGGCCCAGATCATTTCTCTGGACCTGTTCATTGGCCGGCACAGCTCGGCGGTGATGCGCGGCGAGGGGGATTTCGAGACCCTGATCGACATCAATCGCATGGTCATGCAGGGCCTGGCGCCGCCGGCTCAGGCCGCTTGA
- a CDS encoding exopolysaccharide biosynthesis protein, whose amino-acid sequence MTLVPTLLPPDEDRTFSDVLESLGHGDDPKLTMREMVEAFGERGFGAVILMLSLMALIPWPPGGKAVFSVPIILIAAELALQRDRVWLPRWLMKASVSRATYQSASQKILPRLRQVERLTRPRIPVLTGEAADVVIGVICILLALMMALPVPFGDALPGLTLAIFGLAIIQRDGVFIIAGLIGTAVCGVYLALVWTTVVAIIHGIAHWISTLF is encoded by the coding sequence ATGACGCTTGTTCCCACGCTACTGCCGCCGGATGAGGACCGGACGTTTTCCGACGTTCTGGAATCCCTCGGTCATGGGGACGATCCCAAGCTGACCATGCGCGAGATGGTCGAGGCCTTCGGCGAGCGGGGTTTTGGCGCCGTCATCCTGATGCTGTCGTTGATGGCCCTGATCCCCTGGCCCCCAGGCGGCAAGGCCGTCTTTTCAGTACCGATCATCCTGATCGCCGCCGAACTGGCCCTGCAACGCGACAGGGTATGGTTGCCGCGCTGGTTGATGAAGGCCTCGGTCAGCCGCGCCACCTATCAGAGCGCCAGCCAGAAGATCCTGCCTCGTCTGCGCCAGGTTGAACGCCTGACGCGGCCCCGCATCCCGGTCCTGACGGGCGAGGCGGCGGATGTGGTTATCGGGGTCATCTGCATCCTGCTGGCGCTGATGATGGCCTTGCCCGTGCCGTTCGGCGACGCCCTGCCCGGCCTGACCCTGGCGATCTTCGGCCTGGCCATCATCCAGAGGGACGGCGTCTTCATCATCGCCGGCCTGATCGGAACCGCTGTGTGCGGCGTCTATCTGGCCCTGGTCTGGACCACGGTCGTCGCCATAATCCACGGCATCGCCCACTGGATCAGCACATTATTCTAG
- a CDS encoding DUF3008 family protein — protein sequence MPAKSAAQQKAAGAALSAKRGETPRSALKGASKAMIDSMTEAQLEALAQTPRADKPRHVTKH from the coding sequence ATGCCCGCCAAATCCGCCGCCCAGCAAAAGGCCGCCGGGGCCGCCCTGTCGGCCAAGCGGGGCGAGACCCCGCGGTCGGCGCTGAAGGGCGCGTCCAAGGCTATGATCGACTCCATGACCGAGGCCCAGCTTGAGGCCCTGGCGCAGACGCCGCGCGCCGACAAACCCCGGCATGTGACGAAACATTAA
- a CDS encoding isovaleryl-CoA dehydrogenase encodes MSIPFAPQSMEFGLGENADAIRETTARWAADRLAPLAAEIDEKNEFKRELWPEMGELGLHGITVEEEFGGLGLGYLEHVVAMEEVSRASASIGLSYGAHSNLCVNQIRRWGTPEQKQKYLPKLISGEHIGSLAMSEAGSGSDVMSMRTRADKKGDRYVLNGTKFWITNAPSADTLVVYAKTDPEAGSKGCTAFIVERGMKGFSVSKKLDKMGMRGSDTAELVFEDCEIPEENVMGPVGGGAGVLMSGLDYERAVLSGGPLGIMQAALDVVLPYVRERKQFGKPIGSFQLMQAKVADMYVALNSARAYVYAVARACDQGKTTRYDAAGAILLASENAVKVSLEAVQALGGAGYTREWPVERLVRDAKLYDIGAGTNEIRRFLIGRELLG; translated from the coding sequence ATGAGCATTCCCTTCGCGCCCCAATCCATGGAATTCGGCCTCGGCGAGAACGCCGACGCCATTCGTGAAACCACCGCCCGCTGGGCCGCCGACCGACTGGCCCCCCTCGCCGCCGAAATCGACGAGAAGAACGAGTTCAAACGCGAACTCTGGCCTGAGATGGGCGAGCTGGGCCTGCACGGCATCACCGTCGAGGAAGAGTTCGGCGGCCTCGGTCTCGGCTACCTCGAACACGTCGTGGCGATGGAGGAAGTGTCGCGCGCCTCGGCCTCGATCGGCCTCAGCTACGGCGCCCACTCCAACCTGTGCGTCAACCAGATCCGCCGCTGGGGCACGCCCGAGCAGAAGCAGAAATACCTGCCCAAGCTGATCTCGGGCGAGCACATCGGCTCCCTGGCCATGTCGGAAGCCGGTTCGGGCTCGGACGTCATGTCGATGCGCACCCGCGCCGACAAGAAGGGCGACCGCTACGTCCTGAACGGCACCAAGTTCTGGATCACCAACGCCCCCTCGGCCGACACCCTGGTGGTCTACGCCAAGACCGATCCCGAGGCCGGCTCCAAGGGCTGCACCGCCTTCATCGTCGAGCGCGGCATGAAGGGCTTCTCGGTCTCCAAGAAGCTGGACAAGATGGGCATGCGCGGCTCCGACACCGCCGAACTGGTGTTCGAGGACTGCGAAATCCCCGAGGAGAACGTCATGGGCCCCGTCGGCGGCGGCGCCGGCGTGCTGATGAGCGGCCTGGACTATGAGCGCGCCGTCCTGTCGGGCGGGCCTCTGGGCATCATGCAGGCGGCGCTGGACGTCGTCCTGCCCTACGTCCGCGAGCGCAAGCAGTTCGGCAAGCCGATCGGCTCCTTCCAACTGATGCAGGCCAAGGTGGCCGACATGTACGTGGCCCTGAACAGCGCCCGCGCCTATGTCTATGCCGTGGCCCGCGCCTGCGATCAGGGCAAGACCACCCGCTACGATGCCGCTGGAGCGATCCTGCTGGCCTCGGAAAACGCCGTGAAGGTGTCGCTCGAAGCCGTTCAGGCCCTGGGCGGCGCCGGCTACACCAGGGAGTGGCCGGTCGAGCGGCTGGTCCGCGACGCCAAGCTCTATGACATTGGCGCCGGCACCAATGAAATCCGCCGCTTCCTGATCGGACGCGAACTGCTGGGCTGA
- a CDS encoding lysozyme, which translates to MLLRLAGERARFEMGQSVSAAPSQRLKVSREGLLLIKSFEGFRPRTVRRRDGTPVIGYGHVKSARPGATITEAEAELLLQYDLLPVVEAINHRVSIPLNQHQFDALASFIFSVGVQRFESSDVLEQLNAGAPARAAEALSGWPDRVQPPVDAPYRRRSAERALFDAAPDRPAPLDLLLTAPVQGPGALAPVEDDAPATVQVLRHERRASAAARNDTGAVVFIGGIGLLAFAAGIAAFRRVLAGHEATDGTILIGGVLAVIGLVFIAAAGWNLTRKRDDKSVA; encoded by the coding sequence TTGCTGCTTCGCCTGGCGGGCGAGCGCGCCCGTTTCGAAATGGGTCAGTCCGTGTCCGCAGCCCCGTCACAGCGTCTGAAGGTGTCCCGTGAGGGCCTGCTTCTGATCAAGAGCTTCGAGGGCTTCCGCCCCCGGACCGTGCGTCGTCGCGACGGCACGCCGGTCATCGGCTATGGCCACGTCAAGTCGGCCCGGCCTGGCGCGACCATCACCGAGGCCGAGGCCGAACTGCTGCTGCAATATGATCTGCTGCCGGTCGTCGAGGCCATCAACCATCGCGTCTCGATCCCGCTGAACCAGCATCAGTTCGACGCCCTGGCCAGCTTCATCTTCTCGGTCGGGGTCCAACGCTTCGAGAGCTCGGACGTGCTGGAGCAGTTGAACGCCGGCGCCCCTGCGCGCGCCGCCGAGGCCCTGAGCGGCTGGCCCGACCGGGTGCAGCCGCCTGTCGATGCCCCCTATCGCCGGCGCTCGGCCGAGCGGGCCCTGTTCGACGCCGCGCCCGACCGCCCCGCCCCGCTTGATCTGCTGCTGACCGCCCCGGTCCAGGGTCCGGGCGCCCTGGCCCCTGTCGAGGACGATGCGCCCGCGACGGTGCAGGTTCTGCGTCACGAAAGACGCGCGTCAGCGGCCGCTCGGAACGACACTGGCGCGGTCGTCTTCATCGGCGGCATCGGCCTCTTGGCCTTCGCGGCGGGAATCGCCGCCTTCCGCCGGGTTCTGGCGGGTCATGAAGCGACCGACGGCACCATCCTGATCGGCGGTGTCCTGGCCGTGATCGGCCTGGTGTTCATCGCGGCGGCGGGCTGGAACCTGACGAGAAAGCGGGACGATAAAAGCGTCGCATAA